One window of the Shewanella litorisediminis genome contains the following:
- the ruvA gene encoding Holliday junction branch migration protein RuvA has protein sequence MIGRLKGILVEKHAPEVLIDVGGVGYELQMPLTSFYELPLPGAEVIVYTHFVVREDAQLLYGFIHKEERSLFRLLIKANGVGPKLALTILSGMTAKEFIGCLERDDIATLIKLPGVGKKTAERLLVEMRDKLKSLMEASMGAEREFVLKSNFTPAPVAATVEEDAIAALLSLGYKPQQASKAVSSAFKEGMDPEQLIKAALKSML, from the coding sequence ATGATAGGTCGTTTAAAGGGCATTTTGGTTGAGAAACACGCCCCTGAGGTATTGATTGATGTGGGCGGTGTCGGCTACGAGCTGCAAATGCCGCTGACCTCCTTTTACGAGCTGCCACTGCCGGGCGCCGAGGTTATCGTTTATACCCACTTTGTTGTCCGCGAAGATGCCCAGCTACTGTATGGCTTTATCCACAAGGAAGAGCGCTCGCTGTTTCGTCTGCTTATCAAGGCCAATGGTGTTGGCCCCAAGCTTGCGCTCACCATTCTGTCGGGCATGACCGCCAAGGAATTTATCGGCTGTCTCGAGCGCGACGATATCGCGACCCTGATTAAGCTGCCCGGCGTGGGTAAAAAGACCGCCGAGCGTCTGCTGGTTGAAATGCGCGATAAACTCAAGAGCCTGATGGAGGCTTCCATGGGCGCCGAAAGGGAGTTTGTGCTCAAGAGCAACTTCACCCCGGCGCCTGTGGCTGCCACGGTGGAAGAAGATGCCATTGCCGCACTCTTGTCACTCGGTTACAAGCCACAGCAGGCCAGCAAGGCCGTATCCAGTGCCTTTAAGGAGGGCATGGATCCCGAGCAGCTTATCAAGGCTGCACTCAAGTCCATGCTCTAA
- the ruvB gene encoding Holliday junction branch migration DNA helicase RuvB: MIEADRLIQPQDLGQEDVIDRAMRPKLLDEYTGQDDTRAQLKVFIEAARKRGEALDHMLIYGPPGLGKTTLANIVANEMGVNIKSTSGPVLEKAGDLAALLTNLEEGDVLFIDEIHRLSPVVEEILYPAMEDYQLDIMIGEGPAARSIKLDLPPFTLVGATTRAGSLTSPLRARFGIPLRLEFYNVRDLSSIVARSAKVMDVPMDEGGAEEIARRSRGTPRIANRLLRRVRDFAEVKHDGAISRAVAQSALDLLDVDSEGFDYMDRKLLLAIIDKFMGGPVGLDNLAAAIGEERETIEDVLEPFLIQQGFVQRTPRGRIATARAYSHFDLIKPD, from the coding sequence ATGATTGAGGCCGACCGGCTTATTCAGCCCCAGGATCTGGGTCAGGAAGATGTGATTGACCGCGCCATGCGGCCAAAGCTGCTCGATGAATACACGGGGCAGGACGATACCCGCGCCCAGCTTAAAGTCTTTATTGAAGCGGCGAGGAAACGCGGCGAAGCTCTGGATCATATGCTGATCTACGGCCCACCGGGCCTGGGAAAGACCACCCTTGCCAATATCGTTGCCAACGAAATGGGGGTGAACATCAAGTCCACCTCCGGGCCCGTGCTTGAAAAAGCGGGCGATTTGGCGGCGCTGCTCACCAATCTTGAAGAAGGCGATGTGCTCTTTATCGATGAAATCCACCGCTTAAGTCCTGTGGTGGAGGAAATCCTCTATCCCGCGATGGAAGACTATCAGCTGGATATCATGATAGGCGAGGGGCCTGCGGCCCGCTCCATCAAGCTGGACTTGCCTCCCTTTACTTTGGTGGGCGCAACGACCCGCGCAGGCTCGCTCACATCGCCGCTAAGGGCCCGTTTCGGTATTCCGCTGCGGCTTGAGTTTTACAATGTGCGCGACCTGTCATCCATTGTGGCCCGCTCGGCCAAGGTGATGGACGTGCCTATGGACGAGGGCGGCGCCGAAGAAATAGCCCGTCGCAGCCGCGGCACGCCCCGTATTGCCAACCGTTTGCTGCGCCGGGTGCGCGACTTTGCCGAAGTGAAGCACGATGGCGCCATCAGCCGCGCCGTTGCCCAGTCCGCACTGGATTTACTTGATGTCGACAGCGAAGGTTTTGATTATATGGACCGCAAGCTGTTGCTCGCCATTATCGATAAGTTTATGGGCGGTCCTGTGGGGCTTGATAACCTGGCTGCTGCCATCGGCGAAGAGCGGGAAACCATCGAAGATGTACTTGAGCCGTTTCTTATTCAGCAGGGTTTTGTGCAGCGCACGCCGCGAGGGCGTATCGCTACGGCGCGGGCATACAGCCATTTTGACCTCATCAAACCCGACTGA
- a CDS encoding YebC/PmpR family DNA-binding transcriptional regulator, protein MAGHSKWANIRHRKAAQDAKRGKLFTKLIRELVVSAREGGSDADANPRLRAAIDKALSANMTRDTVERAVKRGAGELDGDNLETLIYEGYGPGGTAVMVECMTDNRNRAVTGVRNAFNKSGGNLGTDGSVAYLFTKRGVISFEPGTDEDAIMEAALEGGADDVVINDDGSADVYTTPEDFGAVKDALDGAGFASVNAEVTMVPSTRALLDAETAPKFLRLIDQLEDHDDVQEVYHNADIPDEVMETLE, encoded by the coding sequence ATGGCAGGTCACAGCAAGTGGGCCAACATCCGACACCGTAAAGCCGCCCAGGACGCCAAGCGCGGCAAACTCTTTACCAAACTTATCCGTGAGCTGGTTGTTTCAGCCCGGGAAGGTGGTTCAGACGCCGATGCCAACCCCCGCCTGCGCGCCGCCATCGATAAAGCCCTGTCAGCCAATATGACCCGTGACACAGTGGAGCGCGCGGTGAAGCGCGGCGCCGGTGAGCTCGATGGCGACAACCTGGAAACCCTCATCTACGAAGGCTACGGCCCCGGTGGCACCGCCGTGATGGTCGAGTGCATGACGGATAACCGCAACCGCGCGGTGACCGGGGTGCGCAACGCCTTTAACAAGTCCGGCGGTAATCTTGGCACCGATGGCTCGGTGGCGTATCTCTTTACCAAACGCGGGGTAATTAGTTTTGAGCCCGGCACAGATGAAGATGCCATTATGGAAGCCGCACTCGAAGGTGGCGCCGATGATGTGGTCATCAATGATGATGGCAGCGCCGATGTGTACACCACTCCTGAAGATTTTGGTGCGGTGAAAGACGCCCTCGATGGTGCCGGTTTTGCCTCGGTTAACGCAGAAGTGACCATGGTGCCATCCACGCGGGCGCTGCTGGATGCCGAAACCGCCCCCAAATTCCTGCGGCTTATCGATCAGCTCGAAGATCATGACGATGTGCAGGAGGTTTACCACAACGCCGACATCCCCGATGAGGTGATGGAGACGCTGGAATAG
- the ruvC gene encoding crossover junction endodeoxyribonuclease RuvC, with amino-acid sequence MAIILGVDPGSRITGYGIIQCQGRHQLYLGSGCIRTSSDELPDRLKQIFDGLQEIIRQYQPSQFAIERVFMAKNADSALKLGQARGAAIVAATVAGLPVAEYSATQIKNAVVGTGRAQKAQVQHMVQQMLKLPAAPQADAADALAVAMCHYHTHQSLVALGGRASVRTYGRYR; translated from the coding sequence ATGGCCATTATTTTAGGGGTCGACCCGGGTTCACGCATTACAGGTTATGGCATTATCCAGTGTCAGGGCCGGCATCAGCTCTACCTTGGCAGCGGTTGTATTCGCACCTCATCGGATGAACTGCCCGACAGGCTTAAGCAAATTTTCGATGGTCTACAGGAAATTATCCGCCAGTACCAGCCAAGCCAGTTTGCCATCGAGCGGGTGTTTATGGCCAAAAATGCCGACTCGGCATTGAAGCTCGGTCAGGCGAGGGGCGCCGCCATTGTGGCGGCCACAGTGGCAGGCTTGCCGGTAGCCGAATACAGCGCAACGCAAATTAAAAACGCCGTGGTGGGCACAGGTAGGGCGCAAAAGGCCCAGGTGCAGCATATGGTGCAGCAGATGCTGAAACTGCCCGCAGCGCCCCAGGCCGACGCGGCAGATGCACTGGCGGTTGCCATGTGTCATTATCACACCCATCAAAGTCTGGTGGCCCTCGGTGGGCGCGCCAGTGTCAGAACATACGGAAGATACAGATGA
- a CDS encoding TonB-dependent receptor plug domain-containing protein, translated as MLKTTRIAWAVNCVLLATGASAVVSSQAFAEETQAKDVERIAVTGSRIQRQDMETASPVTVISADAIRAEGFTSVDQMLQAQTSMAGAAVGSSTNNGADGVAQVDLRGMGAERTLVLLNGRRMVNSGSGADSAVDLNSIPVAMIARVEILKDGASAVYGSDAIAGVVNIITKKDFEGFQFDFNGSGTDKGDGESGELSMLYGFNTDNGGNYTFGAAYSERRGVIQADRDWTESGNSSFIPTGSLNGMVKDANGNWVKRDTGYDFTQDSWYQTPSKRYSLFANMTQEVGDDLLLTGDILYTKRKSDQQMAAQPADIMLDVCGEDGADLSRCITLDADMLAAGIKPDDTGRVNYRRRTNDVGPRIYNQDTDTLRASLGLQGSLDINTGMTWDLSYTYGKNKAETWVENSINRVKMENSFYNNQDAWLSGQPLTQDIINDIGFTERNDGGNEQHVVAGVLSGELFDLSAGPVGFAIGAEYRYDSGYYNPDPVIVAGDGTAAQQDPTDGNYDVFSIYQEVSVPFTEKLTGEFALRFDDYSTFGKASTWKVGLTYEATDDLMLRTVAATGFRAPNVAELYGGNTGSYDYLDDPWGNEQDPQILVNYTSDPDLKPEESESYTAGLVYSPSYIDGLSLTLDYWRFRVTNAITRLDAQKGLVDCHAGILSACETFKITQDGDLSNFTNPLTNVGSQNTSGIDFNLAYNFEALNLDWKINNDLTYLLEFEQDNVAYEGTIDGNFGGYAKVRNNFSIQAGQADWSLMYYNRFIGETEWLGDRNETVDSVLYHNVVANYFINDDVTVSLGVKNLTDEEPSYVPNGSDGGTIPEVFDTIGRQIYGGLTMKF; from the coding sequence ATGTTAAAAACCACGAGAATCGCCTGGGCGGTCAATTGCGTACTGCTGGCTACTGGTGCGTCTGCTGTCGTGTCCAGCCAAGCGTTTGCTGAAGAAACTCAAGCCAAAGATGTAGAGCGTATTGCGGTAACAGGTTCACGTATCCAGCGTCAGGATATGGAAACTGCTTCTCCTGTCACAGTGATCAGCGCCGATGCCATCCGTGCAGAAGGCTTCACCTCTGTTGACCAAATGCTGCAGGCTCAAACCTCCATGGCGGGTGCCGCCGTAGGTTCAAGCACCAACAACGGTGCTGACGGTGTTGCGCAGGTAGACCTGCGTGGTATGGGCGCCGAGCGTACTCTGGTACTGCTGAACGGTCGCCGCATGGTGAACTCAGGTTCAGGCGCTGACAGCGCAGTGGATTTGAACTCTATCCCGGTTGCCATGATTGCCCGTGTAGAAATCCTCAAAGACGGTGCATCTGCGGTATACGGCTCTGACGCCATCGCCGGTGTGGTGAACATCATCACCAAGAAAGATTTTGAAGGCTTCCAGTTCGACTTCAACGGCAGCGGCACCGACAAGGGTGACGGTGAAAGCGGCGAACTGAGCATGCTTTATGGCTTCAACACCGATAACGGTGGCAACTACACCTTTGGCGCCGCCTATTCTGAGCGCCGTGGTGTGATCCAGGCCGACCGTGACTGGACCGAATCGGGTAATAGTTCCTTTATCCCAACCGGTTCTTTGAACGGTATGGTAAAAGACGCCAACGGTAACTGGGTTAAACGTGACACAGGTTACGACTTTACCCAGGACAGTTGGTATCAAACCCCAAGCAAACGCTATAGCTTGTTTGCCAACATGACTCAGGAAGTCGGTGACGACCTGCTGCTGACCGGTGACATCCTCTACACCAAGCGTAAATCTGATCAGCAAATGGCGGCTCAGCCTGCTGACATCATGCTGGACGTATGCGGTGAAGATGGTGCCGATTTATCCCGTTGCATCACGCTGGATGCCGATATGTTGGCCGCCGGCATCAAGCCCGATGACACCGGCCGTGTTAACTACCGTCGCCGTACTAATGACGTAGGTCCACGTATCTATAATCAGGATACCGATACCCTTCGAGCTTCTCTGGGCTTGCAAGGTTCGCTGGATATCAATACCGGCATGACTTGGGATCTGTCTTACACCTATGGTAAGAACAAGGCCGAGACCTGGGTCGAAAACTCCATCAATCGCGTAAAAATGGAAAACTCATTTTACAACAACCAGGATGCCTGGCTTAGCGGCCAGCCACTGACCCAGGACATCATCAACGACATCGGTTTCACCGAGCGTAACGATGGTGGTAACGAGCAGCATGTGGTTGCCGGTGTACTGAGCGGTGAACTGTTTGACCTGAGTGCAGGTCCGGTTGGTTTCGCCATCGGTGCTGAGTACCGTTACGACAGCGGCTACTACAATCCCGATCCTGTGATTGTGGCCGGTGATGGTACTGCAGCTCAGCAAGACCCAACTGATGGTAACTACGACGTATTCTCTATCTACCAGGAAGTCAGCGTCCCTTTCACCGAGAAACTGACCGGTGAATTCGCCCTGCGTTTCGATGACTACTCTACCTTCGGTAAAGCCTCTACCTGGAAAGTAGGTCTGACCTATGAAGCCACTGATGACCTGATGCTGCGTACCGTAGCAGCGACCGGTTTCCGTGCGCCTAACGTAGCTGAGCTGTACGGTGGTAACACAGGTTCTTACGATTACCTGGACGACCCATGGGGCAACGAGCAGGACCCACAAATTCTGGTGAACTACACCTCAGATCCCGATCTGAAGCCAGAAGAGTCCGAGTCTTACACTGCCGGCCTGGTGTACTCACCAAGCTACATCGACGGTTTGTCTCTGACCCTGGACTACTGGCGCTTCCGCGTGACCAACGCCATTACCCGTCTGGACGCCCAGAAGGGACTGGTTGACTGTCATGCCGGTATTCTGAGTGCCTGTGAAACCTTCAAGATCACGCAAGACGGCGATCTGTCGAACTTCACAAACCCGCTGACCAACGTGGGCAGCCAGAACACCAGTGGTATCGACTTCAACCTGGCCTACAACTTCGAAGCCCTGAACCTGGATTGGAAGATCAATAACGATCTGACCTACCTGCTGGAATTCGAACAGGATAACGTGGCCTACGAAGGCACCATCGATGGTAACTTCGGTGGTTATGCCAAGGTGCGTAACAACTTCAGCATCCAGGCCGGCCAGGCTGACTGGAGCTTGATGTACTACAACCGTTTCATCGGTGAAACCGAGTGGCTGGGCGACCGCAATGAGACTGTAGACTCAGTGCTGTACCACAACGTGGTTGCCAATTACTTCATCAATGACGATGTCACCGTATCTCTGGGTGTGAAGAACCTTACCGATGAAGAGCCATCCTACGTGCCTAACGGCAGCGACGGCGGCACCATCCCTGAAGTATTTGACACCATCGGTCGTCAAATCTACGGTGGTCTGACGATGAAGTTCTGA
- the gloA gene encoding lactoylglutathione lyase — translation MSQILHTMVRVANLDKSIAFYTEVLGMTLLRTSENPDYRYSLAFVGYGEEAKGAAVIELTWNWDTDKYDLGTGFGHIAIGKEDIYKACEDIARAGGKVTRAPGPVAGGTTEIAFVEDPDGYKIELIQMKSAMHGLG, via the coding sequence ATGTCTCAAATTCTCCATACCATGGTTCGGGTTGCCAATCTTGATAAGTCCATCGCCTTCTACACAGAGGTGCTGGGCATGACGCTGCTGCGCACCTCCGAAAATCCCGATTACCGTTATTCACTGGCTTTTGTGGGCTATGGTGAAGAAGCCAAGGGCGCCGCAGTGATTGAGCTGACCTGGAACTGGGATACCGATAAATACGATCTGGGCACTGGTTTTGGCCATATCGCCATCGGTAAAGAAGATATTTACAAAGCCTGCGAAGACATCGCCAGGGCCGGCGGTAAAGTCACCCGCGCCCCCGGGCCTGTTGCCGGTGGCACCACAGAAATCGCCTTCGTGGAAGACCCCGATGGTTACAAGATTGAGCTCATCCAGATGAAATCCGCCATGCATGGCCTTGGCTGA